The following DNA comes from Lynx canadensis isolate LIC74 chromosome B1, mLynCan4.pri.v2, whole genome shotgun sequence.
CATCAGACAGCTGCACTTTCTCAGCTCTCCTACCACCGTACAGACTCCCCGCCCATTACAGTAGTCGGTGCTACACGGCAGATGTTTTGCCCTCTGTGAGTCCTTGGGATGAACAGGCTCGCCTCTTCCCTTGGTCTCTGAGGTCTTGCTTTCTCTAGCAGAAATTGGAGGGATGGGTGTTTTTCTGAGAGGATAATTCATCCCTTCTGGCCCCGGATATCTAGCCTTGGGAGACTCAGTAGCTTGGAGAGGTAGCTCAGCTTTTAGGGTCCACCTTTTACCGGCCTCTGCATTTTTCGATGTTGGTGCTGAATGGGTTTTATCTGGATAGGTACCTACAAAAACAGGTAGGAGTGTgggtatatacacatatgtgtcaGTTGAGAACTATTTCAGAAGAGCAAGAATTCCAGAAGACTTAACCAGAGAAGTCTGAACTTATCATTACCATAACCTTtggacagaaaattaaaaacatacaaaaacctgcatatgGTAAGGCACTTAAAATGTTTGGTTTCAGGAGCAGCCTATCATACCAATCTATTTATAAATGACGGTGTGCCCATTTTTAGCCAAGGTAGACCACCTCCATTaccaaaatgttttattctataaGGAATAGTGTGGTGGATCTAAATGGTAAATCTCTAGAAAGATTTTTAAGATGTAAGTTTATCtgtaaacatgatttttttttttttttgagcccaaGTAAACTGTTGGCTTAGCGAGATCTACTAGCTGCAAATATTGGACTGGACTTGGTGGCAGTGGTGGGCGCGAGAGGGTGGGCAACAGGGCGCTTCTCACCAACAGTCTGAAAGTTGGGTTTGCGTTGAAGACGTTTCACCATACTCTCCATCCCTGTTGGCACAAGCATTATTCCACACGAAACTGCTAAAGACCAGACTCCTGGGAGGGAAGACAGCAGCACCTGCTGTCTCTGCCTTAGCTGGTGTTACAGGCGTGTTTCCACTCCTGGGCAGTTTAGGGTCTTTGACAGTTGGGTATATCCAGAGGAAGCCAGTCTAGCTTTATGTGCCCAATACCATCCCCTCCAAAGAAGCTTCATGTGAAAGTCAGGGTGAAATACTGATTGAGGAGTAGAGCCAACGCTTTGTCATCAGGACGGGAGACAGGAGAGTGTATGTTAGGTTTCTGGTTTAGTTTTAAAACCAGATGGTGAGGGCAATGCATTTCTCACTCACTGACGTGTGTGCTTGAGTCACTGTAACACAAGGCGTTTTGTAAAACCACTCTCATTCACTAGACCATAGAATCAACTCTGGGAGTCAAAACCTATTAATTTTCCAATTTAAGATGAATTGATTAGGGATAACAACTGGTATTCCATCTAGTCAGCTTTCAGGAAGATGAAGGTTTAAATTGAGCAATAAGAACCCTTGGCTATAAGACTCcttttccagtttgttttcttactaGTTATGACGGGTTTCAGTGCTGAGCCCACTGTTTCTTCAATTCTACAGCTCACGTGACTTGAATACCATTGGAGCCAAAGCTGTAGATTTGAGGATAGTGACTGCCACAGCATTAGACATCACAGTCGCTTAGCTGACTGGCCAGGACAACAACTTTCCATGAAGGCCCTATGTGGCAGCAGCATTTCTGTAACGACCATCTACCAGCTAGCATTTAAGAAGTAACATGACAACAGTATGTACTAAGATGGCGGCTTTATTTGCATGCTCTTGTATTCCTTAACTCTTTGACATAGAAAAGTGCTTTTTCCACATTAACAGCGGGGAGCTGAACCAAGACAGGTCAAATCGTTTGCCCAACCTCCTCCTCCTGGGCTATCTCACTATGTGATCAATTTAAATGCACAGAATCAAATCTAAATTGAATGAATGTTCTTTCAGACAACATACAAACTGTCGGACTCCTTGCAGCTACCATAATACCTGTTCTAAAACTGAATGGGAGGACACATTAGCTTTCCAGAAGGTGTCTATATAATTTGATATCCAATTTCCCATAGAAGTTTTATGTTGCTGTTCGGTTTAAAAGTGCCTGTAATAACAAGGCTATGGTCTAGAGAATAAAAGCTTGAGGGATACTACAGAATTAGATATTAAGAATTAGATTGAgatattaagaattattttattaaatattgaaagtATGTCATGCATGGTGATGAACAGTGGGGTCCTGGATAGGAATTACTCACAGCCCATTTCATCAGATCCATCCAGACAGTCAACATGACCGTCACAAACTTGCTTCATGGAAATGCACTTCTGACCATCCTGACAGGATTGTGATGGCTCAGAGCACTGAACAGCTTTAACACATCTGCTTATGTTAGCCAAGTAGTACCCACTGGGACATTTACAAGTCGGTCCTTCAGGGTTTGGCAAACAGATATGGCTGCACCCTCCGTTGTCCTTTGAGCAGCTGTTACTACCTGTagataccccccccccaaaaaaaacattGATTTAGATGGTTTCAGAAGGGTCTTCTGCAGACGTTCTACAAACAGACTATCAGAGTTATGGGACCCAGATGTGTTTTTCCAGAGTAGATAGCTTTTTAGTTTAACTCCTTTTGGTCAACCAGGTGCTGAGTGTTTGGTGATTCTTCTTCATGGATAATGATGACTTCAGAAGGCTAAGAGTTCAGACAAGTGAGAAGCTTAAGAAAAATCGCTCTGAACTCTGGCCCATCCAAGACCCCCTTGTGagttctcctttttctctcacaTCAAGCACCCAACAATAACACTAGAAGGGCCTTAGAAATAAAGCTGTCTTTAGATGAAAACATGAAGGCTGTGGTGTCTATTCTCCCTCTGTAAGATTCTGAGTAGAAGTCAGCCATTTATAGCTGATCATGGTTTTGCAAGGCTTAGATCTTAAGCTTTAACCTCTAGTaaggttttattttgagatattccAGGAATAGTAGACTAGGTATGTATATAGTGCAGATAAAACTTGCTTCAGGAGTGACAGGGACCCTTCTGCTGCTTCTCAGACCTAAGCCACAGATTATTATCACTTGGGTGACCATTAATCCACACTGAAGAATTCTGAAAAGGTTCTCTCTGGAAAGCCTTCAGAAGTTTAAGCATGACTAACACCAGTTTTAGTCATGTTTAGCTTTCCAAAACAAAGCAATGGGGCAGCAATCACTTAAGACCAAAATACTCAATATACACGGCAGTGGTAGATGTGGTTAACTATTTGAGCTCACATTGTTGGTGTTAATCTCAACTAGGAAAAGACTTTTATCTATTACTATTTTAACTAAGCCCATCATCACTCTACCCAaacactggagaaaagaaaacatctgggCGCCCCCAGGTTGGTATTCCAAGGATTAGTTAACACCACAAGTAGATACAAGTGACAACAAGTAGAATAAAGACCAGTTccactgcagagataaaagacaatTCCCATTATACCACAGATGTAATTCCATCCACAATAGAACCCAAGTATATCAAACCCCAGCCCAATATACTTACCACTGTGTTTTATCTCCTCAGTAAGTAACAGGACTAGTTATATACCAGAACTATACTGCATAGAACTTCATAAAGACAAGAGAGTTATGCAGATCCACAAGAATTTGCCAAAGTAATTTAATGGGAAACAGAGTTATTTCAAGGAGATATTGTGGGGTGGAAGGTCCCCTTCGTGGGGGAAGCACAGCAGGCTTCAGTGTTGTCATAATTTTTGCTTACCCTGTTGACTAAGTTTGCTGGAAACTTTTAAATCCACAATCTTCTGGTCTGTTTGGAACCACCGGTTTTCAGAAAGTTCTGCCTTGCTGTACCAAACCTTAGTGATTTGGGCTGAAACAAAAGCCAGTGAAATATcatgaagaaaagtaaattttaaatttttttttttttaagaaaagcacaTTCTACTTCTAAGACAACTTCCTGTGCAAAAGAAATTGCTCAGTATGGAAACTGTCACCCTATCTGCATCAACTCCAGTTGAGTAACAAGAGTTTTACCAGAGAGACAGGTGTTTTTCTAAATCTTGTTTCTGGGAAgaaatttaagataaataaaaacagttctaTGCCTTCCTCCAAAATAAAGTCAGGTGTAAATTATGTTGAGCACATTCGTACACATCCTGAtatacaaagacagaaaattagGACATGAGACATTTAAATATAGCCCATGCAAATAATGGGTAATGATTTTAAACACTGttctaaaacatttctgaaaatggTTTTCTGCGATAAGCATCACCAGGGGATCTTACAACAGAAAGCAAAGATCTCACTACATACCTAATAAATTAGCATCTCTGGGGTAGGATCTGAAAACTTGTTTTTGCAGTTGTGATGTGGCCAGCCCAAGTGGTCAATGGACCAGCatttggaaattataaaagaGACAGCTTTTAAATAGCGTTTTCCAGTTTTACCAAATCTGGATGCTAGCCAGAAACGACATACTAGAACACTGTGGTTTAGGACAATCGCTTTAAATTCGAGAAATTCCCTGCAAGTACAGAATGTTCTGTAATTCGCTTAGTACCTCCATGCATATTTAGTCAAGTGAGTCATgtactgtcctcattttacaggtaaggtgTTATAGCTACCAAGCAGCATAGCAGTTATACTACCTGGTTCCAATTCCTGGCCCAGTTCTCTCTGTACCATATCACAATGTCCTCTAAGACAGAGAGCTTTTAATGAAAGCCAGAAATTTCAGGTAGAACAGGATTAAGCCTGTTCGtatataaagaataatattttttcacataaaagCTTCCCCAAGTCATAGAATCTCTGTTACATATACATGTTAGATTAGAGAAGTTGCTTAACTATTCTTCCAGAAGAAAGACCCTACCAAAGATCAATGCTAAGCATTAACAGATTTGCTTTAGAGATCCAGGAGTAAATTCAGATCACAAAGACACCCACCATCATCAACTGTTGTCCAGAACATCATGCCTTGGCCATATGTAAAGAGGTTAAGGCCCTCGATTCCTCTGCGGTCTACTCTGTATCTAGAGCCATCTTGTTGAATACTTTCTATGAGTCCTCTCCCTAGAAAGAGAGGCTTAGTTAATCTCACTTAGCCTGAACAACCATACTCTATCCTGTAGCTCTTCGGGTCTtgtcctgcctcccctccaggagGATATGATCTACCATGCATTTTCTGAAGGACAGCTCTCCTTCATTCACTCCAACAGAGATACACCACGATTTGCTCGTGCACATTTGTTAAGTTCTTGATTTTATTCCTTCACAAAGGGGCAACTGCATGATTCTGGGGCCTATTACTTTCTACTCAGAATGGGGAATCATTGTGTTTGTTTGGAAGGTGGTACAGAATATATAAACTCAGACCTAAATGCTATTTGAAGGTCTTCATGGCTGAAGACCAGAAAGCAGGACATCACTATTTCACTCTGGCCAAAGAGTCCTTCGGACTCACATTTAGGGCATATGTTATAATTGCTTACCAGTGTCAGCCCAGTACACTCGGGTCCCCGAATCCGAAAAGGTCAGGCCTGCAGGGACCTGGGATTTCTGCCACAGAATCTTCCTCCTGCTGCCGTCCATGGAGGCACATTCAATCCTGGACCCACGCCCACCATCCTCCTGGGAACCCAGGTCCACAAAGCACATGACTGCAGAGGGTGGGTGGAGCACAACAGAGGCAGGATGGTAGAGGTTTTCACTGAACAGGACAGTGGGACACTGACCTTCTGAGGAAGCTACATTGATGTGGGGATTCTCACTGTCAATCCAATATATGTTTCCACTCAACCAGTCCACAGCAAAGTCGATCACGGTCCCCTCCACGGATAGGATTTTCCTCCAAGAGAGTTTTCCAGATTCTTTGAGCCTCAGTAGCCTGATATCACCATTATCCAACTCTGAAAGGTAGAGAGCCTTTTCTTGGACTAGGTAGTCCAAGGATGCAAGCTGGTTCACAGTGGCAAAGGGAAGTATCCTATGTTCTGGTAAAGTTGGCTGTCCTAGTAACGCTTCTAGATTTTTCAGATAAATCTGTGGGGAAAAAATTAGGTGGATGGCACCAGCTGAATCTAGTGTCATTCTTCACTTTGATTTTGCATTAACGTCACGCTGCTTGGAATATATGAGAGTTTGAACTTATCTTCTAAAAACCGATAGCAgttatttttctcccttcatgGAGCTTTAAGCACTTAAAAGTCCTTGAATCCATGGGTTTTAAAGAGGTACTCCTTCATTAAATGCCCTCccctttattttgtaaattttggaACTATAATTGACCTATGACatttgtgtaagtttaaggtgtccaaggtgttgatttgatacatttacatATGAAAGGCCCTCTCCGTTAAATGAGACTCCACTATTAATATCTTACTGAAACTGAAGTCAATCTTTCACcccaacatttttcattttcatcagctttctttgcgagagagacaaagagtatgtgtgtgcacacacacaaggggcagagagagacagagagaatcccaagcaggctccatgctaccagtgTAGAGCTTcttgtggggctcgatcttgttacaaactgtgagatcatgacctgagccgaaatcaagaatccgatgcttaaccaactgagccactcaggcacccctcaacattTGTCACTTTAAAGTACCAAAGTTGACAAATCGTCTCTATAGGACAGAAGTTAGAAGTGACTTGTTTGTTGGTACCTCCTATGATTTAAGAAAAGTTCCCTCACAAAATGTActcccccacccactcaccctcccccaccaggctAGAACCCAGCTGAGCTGCTTGTATTTAGAATTATTCCACACCACCAGTGAGATGCTTGGACAACTAAACGAGATTAATCCCACTCTCAGATCCCTCACCTGTGTTCTGATGTGCTATTTCTTAAGAAGTGGTCTTCATTTCATAGCCTctttattttggtctttattttggTCATGATAGCTCCCAACACACAGTGAATGCTagaatttaaattgtatttgaagAATATCCCAAGGGGGTGGGGGTCATGCCTGACTGGCttggttggtagagcatgtgactcttgatctcagggttgtgagtttgagccccagatgaAGTGCAGagactaaagaataaaaaatttaggggagcctggatgactcagtcggttaagcatccaactttggctcaggatatgatctcgcagttcatgagttcgagtcccacaatggggctctgtgctgacagctcagagcctggagcctgcttcgattctgtgtctccctctctctctccccctcccctgcttgtactctctctctcttgctctctctcagaaataaacaaacactaaataaaaagagaaaaaattagaaaaaaaaaaaagaacattccaagGGCAAGGGCCCCTACTATGTATAACTGTGCGTGGGGAATGCAAATTACTCGGTCTGAAATGGACTGTGGCCCAGGCCCAGACACGTAAGGCTGTGGAACAGTACCTGCATGATAACTGTGGGCAACACAAGGAACATAAATGCAGACTCCTCGAGTGGAACGCAGGTGGTGCCATCGTCTGCGAGCAGGAGTCCAACTGGGCAACGACAGCTTCCCTTGGGGCGTGGGCTCAGAAGGCACAAGTGAGAACATCCAGCGTCCAGACAAGGATTGGTAGACTTGGGCTGGAGCACTTCATGCATGATCTGGAAGAAAGCAGCCAGATGTTACTACGCATCACCGAATCCTGACAAATAGCTAATGAGTAAATCTTGCTTTCTAATCATGACAGAAGGATGTCACTAGTTTGCACTTGGGAAGTTCATACATATGGCCTTTTTAGGGAGACTGAGGGGCAAACTTTGAAGAGTACACTGTAGACCTTGAGTCCATACGGCTGTTCAGAACGCTTGATGAGGACAGCCCTGTCCTTGCCTGTTGTCTTCTTCATGCGTTGTACAGTTCTCGTCTTCATCTCAGACCAGAAGACTTCATCTTCAAACACAGCGACTGAAAAGGGGCTCTTGATTCGAGTTAGCTGCAGCATCTAAAATGGTGGTGATGAAGTTTCTGGGATGAGTTTTATACAAGGCATAAGACATTACATACAGCCTAACACCAAGGGACACTTACAGTAATACCAGTGCCATCTAGATTAGCAGAGCCAATACAGTGAAATTTGTCATCAGACCAGAATATCTTCCAGCTAAACTGGTCAAGCGCTATGCTGGTTGGCGAGCCAAGACCTTGATCGATGAGTACTTTTCTGCTGCTACCATCCATCCCGGCTTGTTCTATTTGAGGTTCTCCTCCGATTTCAGACCAGTACATTAACCTATACAGATGAAAGTCAGCTTTAAAGTATTACCTCACAGAAAATATTGATTCATTCCTTAAAACACTGATCTCCagcccaattatttttttttcctcaaacttgGTCTATTCCTTATGTGAAATTGTGaagtggttggggcgcctgggtggctcagtcggttgagcgtccggcgtcggctcaggtcacgatctcagtttgtgggctcgagcccgcatagggttctgtgctgacagttcagagcctggagcctccttcggattctgtctccctctctctctgcccctccccagctcacgctctgcctctctctgtctctcaaaaatgaacaaatgttggggcgcctgggtggctcagtcgattaagtgtccaacttcagctcaggtcatgatctcacagtttgtgggttcaagctctgcgtcgggctctgtgctgacagctcagagcctggagcctgcttcagattctgtgtctccctctctgtctgctcctccccccctcatgctctgtctctccttcaaaaataaataaaaacattttaaaaaattaaaaaaaaattatgaagtggTAAAAGAAAGTTTCCCTTGAAATTTTACAGTGCTTGTTTATTCATTACTTGGAGATAAAATATCATAACAGCTATAGAAGCAGCCAAGGAATACCTTAGTTCTGGGCCTGGAAAACAGCCAGGGAACCTGCCGATCTTCTCTGGGCGAGAAAGTAGGCTAGTTCTATGGGAAGATGTGTGCCTTAGACCTTATTCTTAGTCACAATTGAAGCCATTAGATGCATCAGGAACTATTGCCAATTTCCTGAGGACCATGTTAACAGATTCCTGGTTGAAGGTGTTGAAAGGGTGAGAAAAGCAGAGGGTCCCTGATACGGGTCACCTTTGGATCCTAAGTTTTGCTCTATCTTGTTCTTACATTTGATACACACATGGCCATCCCAGTGAAGGTTTGGCTCTGACAGATACAAAACATGGTCTCTAAGTTCTTGGCCCTTTCCACAGAGAAAGGACTCTGGATGGAAGAACCTAGATTCAAGCCCAACACATAATTATTTCCTCCACTAATACCAAGCACATCAGTATAAATTAAACACTATCCCTAGTTCcattctccttcctcctgccatTTAAAGCCATAAAATAATATACCTCTGAATGGAGCATTATTTTAGCAGAAGAAAGTGTAGGTGGGCCAGCAAGTGAGCATACCTATACCTCACTTCACTGAAATAAAGGACTTTTACCAGAAACTTTTACAATTACCATGTGTATGGTTGACCCACATCACCATAAGATCTAAAGTCAAGTCAGATAGGTTTTTACTCACTCATTCTGTGTTGGGTGAACACAACCAAGGTAGAACTAAGGAGGAATGACAAACCTAAAGGACCTCACTGGCGTTGTGATCCCCGGACTCACCCGTTTAGGGGATCTAAAGCCAAAGACTGTGGTTGAGTCACGTCATCATCCAGGACAATCGTGTGCTCAGATTTTCCTCTCCAGACGGCAGTCAGCCGAATTGCCAAAATCTGGCCAGCCGTCCCATCCACCCAGTACAGATTCCTTCCGATCCAGTCGACCACTATACAGTCTGACCTTATCCCTGAAGAGAGGAAGCTATTCAACATGTGAATCGAGGTTAAATTACAACCTTTACTGGGTTTTGGCTCCTAGGCTTCAGGCTTGAATGTCATGTTAATTCATTTTCCTACGAGTACCTGCATCCCCATCAGAGCAATCTTTAAAATACTCCCAAGTTCTATTCCTAGAGGAAGACGGCCATTAGAAATAATGGCCTCTGGCTGACAGTTTGGCCCCCACTGTCTTCTGGGGTGACAACGCATCTTTCCATTTCCAGCCAATTAGCAGGCTTTGATCTCTTTTAGTGAAGAAGATTTAATGAAATCAGTGTTTAGAATGTTAATGgccactcattttatttttcatgctatATGTAATTCACAAGGGCAGCATGAAGTCTGCGCAAAGGGACATACCTTTCACCATGGTCCCTTTCTTCTTGGTGTCCATACTTATCCACTTAATACTTTCCGTACCGACATCCGTCCAGAAGACCTTCTGCCCCACTAAGTCATagtcaatagagaaaatcatCATGTTCTTGTCTACGGTTGCCAGAATATCTTCCTTCAAGCTCCTCAAGCCATAGAGGAGTAGGCTGAACTGAATTGCCACAAGCAGGATTGGTTCGGTACCTGCCAAATTAGAACCGCTTTCAGCACGGCCTTAAGGAGTTTGATTGCTGAACCCAGCATGGGCTAAGGAATAAGAGAACAAAGTCGTCTTTGCCTTCTCACTGCCAGGGCTGGGACACCAGCCAGCTGGTATGTAAGTAGTTCTCCCCTCGATGTTATTAAACTTGAGCTAATACCCACAGTTCAAAGATACTCAGAAGAAAGGCATGGCTAGCGTAAACTGAAAACAATATTTCTAACTAAGGATTTGTGCATGGTGGGCAGGAACAAAGTGCCTATTGGAACTTTTGACACTCATTCTAACTTCAGGTAAGGCTGACCGGTGGCGACAGAAGCCGGAGTTGTGGTTCTGTTATAAGGATGCCTTATCTGTAGACACCTTCAGACTCTAACCCAACCTAAATGGCTACATATAAAAAGGGGGCTTGGGGACCGTGCTAGTCCTGCTCTGCAGACAGAAAGCAGGCAGGGGCATTTAGGACTTGAGAAAGGAGATTTGCACTTGTTATTCCTGGAAAATTTAGAAGCTCAAAGCTCCTGATCCGGGGCTGAGGAGACATCCGGGCTCCGGTTTACCTGCTGCTTTACAGGTATGGCCATCAGGCTCCAGGGAGTAGCCAGGGTGACAGGTGCAGCCATAGGAGCCCTCGGTGTTGACACAGGTCTGACTGCAAGGCTGACCACCTGGCTTCTGGCACTCATCCACGTCCTTGCAGACTTGGCCGCTGCTCTCCAGCTCAAAGCCTCGCTCACAAGCACACACCTGAATGAGTTTCAAAAACATGAAGACTTCCTGGAGACATCGATACATAACATTGATGAAAAGGCCTCACCTTGCTATTAAAAGCACATGGTGATACACTCAATTTCAAcagctgaaaacaaaaaagttcttAGAACCAGCTtcgtttaaaattttaatgtttatgtattcttgagagagagagagggagggagagggagaatatgagctggggagggacagagagtgagggaatctcacgcaggctccacactatcagtacagagcccagagcagggctcgatcttacaaactgtgagatcgtgaccagagctgagatcaagagcccgACGCTTaattaactgagtcacccaggtgccccagaaccaacttcattttaaatatagtcattctcggggcgcctgggtggctcagttggttgagcatccgacttctgctcaggtcatgatctcacggtttgtgagttcgagccctgcatcaggctctgtgctgacagctcggagcctggagcctgcttcggattctgtgtctccttctctctctgcccctccccaacttgtgttctgtctctctgtctctcaaacaataagtgtaaaaaaaaatttttttaatatagtcattCTCTGTCTTATCAACCTTGCTGCACACCTCACACCCTTGCCACCACCATGGTTCCTGAATCAACAAAGGGGTCCAAGTTCAGTCCATGACACCCCAGAACCCCAGTAGAATCAGTAAGAGGCATGGAGACTTAACTGGCAGACCGGCAGTCTGCCAACAGAGAGAGACATTACTATGATGGGACATCAGAATACCGTTTTCTTCTACTTGCCCATCAGAGTCAGGCAAGTTCATGATGTTCGGCCAACTACTAATGCCAGACCAGTGCACAGGCTGTGGCTCTCCTCAGTTTAAGGGCAGGTCACATCCAAATACACACATGGAAGGGACTTCCTTCAAAACTTCTGGCTCAGTCCCACGTGTCCCCCTGAGCTCACAGCTCGCAGGCAGTGGAGTTTCTGCAGGCTGGGTGCTACGGTTCCAGGAGACACGACATGGGGAAGGAGCTCAACGGGATTCCCTAGGAGCTGGCAAGGACTCAGGGGACATCAGAGGATGGGTCGGGGCGGCTCTGCCACATGAGACTTAGAGCCTCCGGAGCAGTCAGGGACAGCCTGAGTGAGGACGTAGCCCCCTTTCGCTAAACCAAGTCTATGGCTGCTGGAGAAGAGTAGCTGGACGAACTCACAGGCCCGTGCGGGGACTGGTAGCAGGCGTGGGAACACCGCGCTCGGCTGCATGCTGGCCACGCGCACTGTCCGCCTTCGTCGGAGCCATCGGGACAGTGCTCCTTCCCGTCACACACCAGGCGGAGGTCGAGGCAGGCACGGGAGCCGCACTGGAACTCAGAACTCTGGCACTTCTCGGGGGGGCCTGGAGAGGAGGACTTTCTACTTTTATAGTCCGCCCCCGACCCCCGAACACCCCTCCTGCAGCAACGACGTGCCATCAAGACGCCTCCATTCTGGTAAGGGGGTAGATGTCAGTGCCCGCACCGCTTGCTTGTGGAGCTGGCTTCTCACGCCAAGAGGAGGCCGGCAGCCGGTGCCCCTGAGGCCTCCCCCGCTCAACCGGAGCCCCTGCACTTACACCCAGCCTCGTCACTGCCGTCCCCGCAGTCTCTCTGCCCGTCACAGCGCCACGCGTCAGGCACGCACCGCTCCCCGCTGGCACAGGACCACTGCCTGGAGCCACAGCGAAGCTCCTCGGGGTCACAG
Coding sequences within:
- the LOC115511836 gene encoding low-density lipoprotein receptor-related protein 2-like, giving the protein MRWRNGTTPPSRGFGGGGQWEHISVAETLGTDFLKQLFILDPELEGAATNGPPALLPAPPLLCPQSSVPCQNGEECVSQEYLCDGKRDCQDGSDEGNCSHFCNRPGVFQCLNRNQCIEGKYHCDGAQQCSDGSDELDCWEPTEDCSLRCDNKTRCIPKSWLCDGNPDCSDRKDEQGCIHAKCSTPEFRCKSGQCISNFLRCDGNQDCLDHSDEEGCPVDLPPRCPSGEVRCRRSGECVSAEWLCDRDVDCEDGTDEKVVYPSSEKTDSSGHLCGSVSLTEPLSPQDCDPEELRCGSRQWSCASGERCVPDAWRCDGQRDCGDGSDEAGCPPEKCQSSEFQCGSRACLDLRLVCDGKEHCPDGSDEGGQCAWPACSRARCSHACYQSPHGPVCACERGFELESSGQVCKDVDECQKPGGQPCSQTCVNTEGSYGCTCHPGYSLEPDGHTCKAAGTEPILLVAIQFSLLLYGLRSLKEDILATVDKNMMIFSIDYDLVGQKVFWTDVGTESIKWISMDTKKKGTMVKGIRSDCIVVDWIGRNLYWVDGTAGQILAIRLTAVWRGKSEHTIVLDDDVTQPQSLALDPLNGLMYWSEIGGEPQIEQAGMDGSSRKVLIDQGLGSPTSIALDQFSWKIFWSDDKFHCIGSANLDGTGITMLQLTRIKSPFSVAVFEDEVFWSEMKTRTVQRMKKTTGKDRAVLIKRSEQPYGLKIMHEVLQPKSTNPCLDAGCSHLCLLSPRPKGSCRCPVGLLLADDGTTCVPLEESAFMFLVLPTVIMQIYLKNLEALLGQPTLPEHRILPFATVNQLASLDYLVQEKALYLSELDNGDIRLLRLKESGKLSWRKILSVEGTVIDFAVDWLSGNIYWIDSENPHINVASSEGQCPTVLFSENLYHPASVVLHPPSAVMCFVDLGSQEDGGRGSRIECASMDGSRRKILWQKSQVPAGLTFSDSGTRVYWADTGRGLIESIQQDGSRYRVDRRGIEGLNLFTYGQGMMFWTTVDDAQITKVWYSKAELSENRWFQTDQKIVDLKVSSKLSQQGSNSCSKDNGGCSHICLPNPEGPTCKCPSGYYLANISRCVKAVQCSEPSQSCQDGQKCISMKQVCDGHVDCLDGSDEMGCTYPDKTHSAPTSKNAEAGKRWTLKAELPLQATESPKARYPGPEGMNYPLRKTPIPPISARESKTSETKGRGEPVHPKDSQRAKHLPCSTDYCNGRGVCTVVGELRKCSCLMEYGGEFCEEPARGPAPGHIALGVTIALSVVLVALGAFVYFRREHKLKRNSAAASRNMTHHNENGQEEENLMNSETFVNEAYDEQELLTLQTD